A single genomic interval of Thermodesulfobacteriota bacterium harbors:
- a CDS encoding YnfA family protein yields the protein MISFIYFLLAAIFEIAGCYTLWMWLRLNRSAVWVLPGIISLILFAFMLTRVEAAFAGRAYAAYGGVYIVASLVWLNAVEQTRPQASDLLGALVCIIGAVVILLGPRLHGF from the coding sequence ATGATAAGCTTTATATACTTTTTGTTAGCGGCGATATTTGAGATAGCGGGTTGCTACACATTATGGATGTGGCTTAGACTAAACCGAAGTGCGGTTTGGGTTTTACCAGGCATAATTAGTTTGATCCTTTTTGCCTTTATGCTAACGAGAGTGGAAGCTGCATTTGCCGGAAGAGCCTACGCGGCCTATGGAGGTGTCTATATAGTTGCATCTCTGGTTTGGCTGAATGCGGTGGAGCAGACTAGACCCCAAGCTTCCGACTTACTCGGAGCACTTGTATGCATCATCGGTGCGGTAGTAATTCTGCTCGGCCCGCGTTTACATGGTTTCTAG
- a CDS encoding NAD(P)-dependent oxidoreductase, giving the protein MKIFVAGATGVLGRRLIYHFRNRGHSVIGLVRSQKGQEIVNSLGGESCWGDLFDADSLANAADGSDVVIHAATSIPVKSRISPKDFKMNDLIRRDGTRALTYCAAKIGAKLYIQQSIVWVARPSDGSFFDEDSPANPSPLIQSALDGEKIAREAGEHFDFTVSVLRCGWFYGADAAHTRVLGDGLLKRRFPIIGSGEAILSCLHLDDAASAFVKASETNQTGIWHVVDEQPVTVAELLTYFAELLGAPTPRRVPVWLARLLAGRHAVDFFTSSTRTSNARFCREFGWTPRYPSYREGLGQVVELWKSEGFLDMRG; this is encoded by the coding sequence GTGAAAATCTTCGTTGCCGGGGCTACCGGCGTTCTTGGAAGAAGGCTCATATACCATTTTAGGAATCGAGGTCATTCGGTCATTGGCCTGGTGCGGAGTCAAAAGGGCCAAGAAATCGTTAATTCCTTGGGCGGCGAGAGCTGTTGGGGAGACCTTTTTGATGCCGATTCACTGGCCAACGCTGCGGATGGGTCTGACGTGGTTATTCACGCGGCCACTTCCATCCCGGTGAAGTCGAGAATATCTCCAAAAGACTTTAAGATGAACGACCTAATCCGTCGTGACGGCACGCGTGCATTGACCTACTGTGCGGCAAAGATTGGGGCAAAGCTATACATACAACAGAGCATTGTATGGGTAGCCCGACCCTCGGACGGTTCATTCTTCGACGAAGATTCACCAGCTAATCCTAGCCCGCTCATCCAATCCGCACTCGATGGTGAGAAAATTGCTCGCGAAGCGGGAGAACATTTTGATTTTACCGTGTCGGTGCTCCGGTGCGGGTGGTTTTACGGTGCAGATGCGGCTCACACCAGGGTACTTGGAGACGGGCTTCTTAAGCGGCGATTCCCAATCATCGGCAGCGGCGAAGCAATCCTATCCTGTCTTCATCTTGATGATGCGGCCAGTGCTTTTGTGAAGGCCTCAGAGACAAATCAAACCGGGATATGGCATGTAGTTGACGAGCAGCCCGTAACCGTGGCTGAACTTCTTACCTACTTTGCTGAACTGCTCGGTGCTCCTACTCCGCGTCGGGTTCCGGTTTGGCTTGCGCGTCTACTTGCCGGCCGTCATGCAGTTGATTTTTTTACGTCCTCGACCCGAACCTCAAACGCTCGATTTTGTCGCGAATTCGGATGGACACCGCGCTATCCGAGTTATAGGGAAGGATTGGGCCAGGTTGTTGAGTTATGGAAGTCGGAAGGGTTTCTTGATATGAGGGGTTAG
- a CDS encoding c-type cytochrome translates to MINSTKEEQIERGKYLVLYGGCSDCHSPKVLTPNGPMPDESRLLSGHPEGSKLSDFDLSLVESGKWVFFTSDLTATVGPWGATFAVNLTPDEQTGIGLWTEEIFINAMRTGKHMGEGTPILPPMPWRNLSHLTDDDLKSIFAYLRTLKPIKNEVPVAVPLSQLKVQ, encoded by the coding sequence ATGATTAATTCAACCAAAGAGGAACAGATTGAACGAGGTAAGTATTTGGTGCTTTATGGCGGATGCAGCGATTGCCATTCCCCGAAGGTCCTAACCCCCAACGGTCCAATGCCGGATGAATCGCGTCTTTTGTCTGGCCATCCCGAGGGCTCTAAGCTTTCGGATTTTGATTTGAGCCTGGTTGAGAGCGGCAAGTGGGTCTTCTTCACCAGCGACCTGACCGCTACTGTCGGCCCCTGGGGAGCGACGTTTGCAGTAAATCTTACACCAGACGAGCAGACCGGTATCGGCCTATGGACGGAGGAAATATTCATTAACGCTATGCGCACCGGAAAGCATATGGGCGAGGGTACTCCCATTCTTCCGCCGATGCCCTGGCGGAATTTATCTCATCTGACCGATGATGACCTGAAGTCCATTTTTGCCTATCTCAGGACGTTGAAGCCGATAAAAAACGAGGTGCCCGTTGCTGTGCCGCTCTCTCAATTAAAGGTCCAGTGA
- a CDS encoding radical SAM protein has product MKLLLINPRFPESFWSFKWAVDTVMPGDIRTINPPLGLATLAALSPEDWEVEIVDENIESIPLHPEADIIGICGMGVQFKRQRELLTFYKNQGYYVVAGGSYASLCPEYYETLADTVVAGEAEYIWREFCKDFERGRPKRLYHETGEVSLEDSPVPRFDLLRLDKYQAVSLQFSRGCPFRCEFCDIIIMFGRKPRTKSFEQVGRELDELRRLNIRNVFFVDDNLIGNKPVAKKLMAYLRDYQKEHNYDFLFGTEASLNMAQDDELLRLFREANFGWVFIGIESPDEGSLKETLKFQNTRQDILTSIRHIYSYGIEVLAGFIVGFDNDTVRTFDLQYNFINQSGIQAAMIGLLTAVPKTPLYDRLEKEGRLMPDATSSTDNTKLRTNVIPKQMSYEEMVNGYRDLYCRLLKDRTIADRIINKTRYLKDPIYRNVYPFRTQLKSLAKFIFRGVIPGGPKRIYHFLRSIPYSRPNQLHVVIQDWVVGVAMKDYVDRHFIQEFDKTNTLADKYRGLIEEAFQRYLHGGVLEVSLKQVKNTAANLSISIKGFLDHDFFNRAANHLEEVLKNTTSSVTLRIEEFHEPHLVHLNRLLNRLSRYGDRIYISVHEKLRDRVNIDSSVFNLVLEA; this is encoded by the coding sequence ATGAAGTTATTACTGATTAACCCTAGATTCCCTGAAAGCTTCTGGAGTTTTAAATGGGCCGTTGATACGGTTATGCCCGGCGATATAAGGACGATAAACCCACCTTTGGGCTTGGCTACATTAGCCGCACTTAGCCCTGAGGATTGGGAAGTTGAGATCGTCGACGAAAACATAGAATCTATTCCCCTCCATCCGGAAGCGGACATCATCGGGATTTGTGGGATGGGCGTACAGTTCAAGAGACAAAGAGAGCTTTTAACCTTCTATAAAAATCAGGGTTACTACGTCGTGGCCGGCGGAAGCTATGCCTCGCTTTGCCCGGAGTATTATGAAACACTTGCCGACACCGTGGTTGCCGGCGAGGCAGAGTATATATGGAGAGAATTCTGTAAGGATTTTGAGCGGGGTAGGCCTAAGAGACTGTACCATGAAACGGGTGAGGTTTCGCTCGAAGATTCGCCCGTGCCCCGTTTTGACCTATTAAGGCTGGACAAGTACCAGGCGGTGAGCTTGCAGTTTTCGAGGGGGTGTCCTTTCCGCTGTGAATTTTGCGACATTATCATCATGTTTGGGCGCAAACCCCGAACCAAATCTTTTGAGCAGGTGGGCAGGGAGTTAGATGAGTTGAGAAGGCTAAACATCAGAAACGTATTCTTCGTGGATGACAACTTAATCGGTAACAAACCTGTTGCCAAGAAGCTCATGGCCTATCTCCGTGATTATCAAAAAGAGCATAACTATGACTTTCTCTTCGGAACGGAGGCTTCGTTAAACATGGCCCAGGATGACGAGCTACTCAGGCTTTTCCGGGAGGCCAATTTCGGTTGGGTCTTCATAGGAATCGAGTCTCCGGATGAGGGGAGTCTGAAAGAAACCTTGAAGTTCCAGAACACCCGCCAGGATATTCTCACTTCTATTAGACATATTTATTCTTACGGCATCGAGGTTCTAGCCGGATTTATCGTAGGGTTCGATAACGATACGGTTCGCACCTTCGACCTCCAGTATAACTTCATCAACCAATCCGGAATCCAGGCGGCGATGATCGGGCTTTTGACTGCTGTTCCCAAAACCCCACTTTACGACAGATTAGAAAAAGAGGGGAGGCTCATGCCCGACGCCACCAGCTCCACCGATAATACCAAGCTTAGGACTAACGTCATACCTAAGCAAATGAGCTATGAGGAGATGGTGAACGGTTATCGTGACCTTTATTGCCGGTTGCTTAAAGACCGGACAATCGCCGACCGGATTATAAATAAAACCCGTTATCTCAAAGACCCGATTTACCGGAATGTTTATCCTTTCCGTACTCAGTTAAAGTCCTTGGCTAAGTTCATATTCAGGGGAGTAATTCCCGGAGGTCCTAAGCGTATTTATCACTTCCTCCGTTCTATACCCTATTCGAGGCCAAACCAGCTCCACGTGGTGATTCAAGATTGGGTGGTCGGCGTTGCTATGAAGGATTATGTTGACCGCCATTTTATTCAGGAGTTCGACAAGACCAATACGCTGGCCGACAAATACCGGGGACTAATCGAAGAAGCTTTTCAGCGCTATCTCCATGGAGGGGTTTTGGAGGTATCTCTTAAACAGGTGAAGAACACCGCGGCCAACCTTTCTATTTCCATCAAGGGATTCCTGGACCATGATTTCTTCAACCGAGCCGCCAACCATCTAGAGGAGGTTTTAAAAAACACTACTTCTTCCGTCACCCTCCGCATAGAAGAGTTCCACGAGCCTCATCTGGTGCATTTGAACCGCCTGCTCAATAGGCTCTCTCGTTATGGCGACAGGATTTACATCTCCGTTCATGAAAAACTGAGGGATAGAGTTAATATTGACTCCTCGGTTTTCAACCTGGTTCTGGAAGCTTAG
- a CDS encoding hemolysin III family protein: protein MTRTISEPVSGVTHLIAAILSAVGLVLLISKSIDPVKPLHIITFSIFGVGMILVYISSTIYHLLPLSEKGIKRLQKIDHKMIYIFIAATYTPVCLIALKGAWGWGLLITIWSLALLGILLKLFWFHLPKWVSTLLYILMGWVALAAIYPISKALQPWALVWLFSGGVFYTVGALIYLKEKPNPWPNFLGSHEIFHIFTMLGSFSHFWLMYEYVAVFK, encoded by the coding sequence ATGACTAGAACTATAAGCGAACCGGTAAGCGGAGTGACCCATCTCATTGCGGCAATTCTATCCGCAGTGGGCCTGGTTCTACTAATATCCAAATCGATTGACCCGGTCAAGCCGTTACATATCATAACCTTCTCGATTTTCGGGGTGGGTATGATTTTAGTGTATATCTCGAGTACCATCTACCACCTGCTGCCCCTATCCGAAAAGGGGATAAAAAGGCTTCAAAAAATCGACCATAAAATGATTTATATTTTTATCGCCGCCACCTACACACCGGTATGCCTAATTGCGCTAAAGGGGGCGTGGGGATGGGGTCTGCTCATAACCATATGGTCGCTGGCCCTGCTGGGCATTTTGCTCAAATTGTTCTGGTTCCATCTTCCTAAATGGGTTTCCACTTTGCTTTACATACTGATGGGTTGGGTCGCTTTGGCTGCTATTTACCCCATAAGCAAAGCCCTTCAGCCCTGGGCTCTGGTATGGTTATTTTCGGGCGGAGTTTTTTATACGGTTGGGGCACTGATTTATTTAAAAGAAAAACCCAATCCATGGCCCAACTTTTTAGGCTCCCACGAGATATTCCATATTTTTACCATGCTTGGAAGTTTCTCTCACTTCTGGTTGATGTACGAATATGTCGCCGTTTTCAAGTAA
- a CDS encoding DUF1461 domain-containing protein — MAKIKGVLLYISLFYLTVYIPLGLMVYFPQWYELNCNWHNRCEILGYDRSLKAIDELTDFFWHRGKLATRWTLKEKLHLAEVRGMFDKMFFGVLVSVALLFWTFDRKRVPRYAFANGVIILSLILILPFFTRFWVEIFHPLLFDNDLWKNNPLDVSWYIMPRQFFKFSTVFLITVCFLINVTLWFVFRERRSN, encoded by the coding sequence ATGGCTAAAATTAAGGGCGTATTACTTTACATTTCACTCTTTTACCTCACTGTTTATATACCTCTGGGATTGATGGTCTACTTTCCCCAGTGGTATGAACTGAATTGTAACTGGCACAACCGTTGTGAAATACTGGGCTACGATAGGTCTTTGAAGGCAATTGATGAGCTAACCGATTTTTTCTGGCACCGGGGTAAGCTGGCAACCCGCTGGACACTTAAAGAAAAACTTCATCTGGCCGAGGTGCGGGGCATGTTCGACAAGATGTTTTTTGGTGTGCTCGTTTCAGTTGCCCTTCTATTCTGGACATTCGACCGTAAGCGTGTGCCGCGTTATGCATTTGCCAACGGGGTGATTATCCTATCACTCATATTAATCTTGCCCTTTTTTACGCGTTTCTGGGTAGAGATATTCCATCCATTACTTTTTGATAACGATCTCTGGAAAAATAATCCGTTAGACGTCTCTTGGTACATCATGCCCCGTCAGTTTTTCAAATTCTCTACAGTGTTTCTTATCACCGTGTGTTTTTTGATTAACGTAACGCTGTGGTTTGTCTTCCGTGAGAGGAGAAGTAATTAA
- a CDS encoding PPOX class F420-dependent oxidoreductase gives MTKKEIRKFLLHGTRTGKLATVRKDGRPHVVPIWFDLDGEAIVFTTGGESVKARNMKRDPRVCICVDDETPPFSFVQVEGVASFSEDLKEMLHWATRIGGRYMGADQAEAFGKRNAVPGELLVRVSPTKIIGWKDVAAW, from the coding sequence ATGACCAAGAAGGAGATTAGAAAATTTTTGCTGCACGGCACCAGGACCGGAAAGCTGGCGACGGTGAGAAAGGACGGCCGCCCGCACGTAGTTCCAATCTGGTTTGACCTGGATGGAGAAGCAATTGTATTTACTACCGGCGGCGAGTCGGTTAAGGCAAGGAACATGAAGCGCGACCCGCGCGTCTGTATCTGCGTCGACGACGAGACACCGCCCTTTTCCTTTGTTCAAGTTGAAGGGGTAGCCTCATTTAGCGAGGATCTCAAAGAGATGCTTCACTGGGCGACTAGAATAGGAGGCAGATACATGGGTGCAGACCAGGCTGAAGCCTTTGGTAAACGGAATGCCGTTCCCGGCGAACTGCTCGTACGGGTTTCTCCGACTAAGATTATTGGCTGGAAGGATGTTGCCGCCTGGTAG
- a CDS encoding VWA domain-containing protein, translated as MKSFANVTSKVSLINPSFFVLIVGFLIFYSPVRAQEDSSGANVLFILDGSGSMAGQVEGKIKMNVAKEVMVNLIEELPDDVNVGLEVYGHRSKGDCDDIELLVPVGKADKATLIKQINSIQPKGKTPISKSIEMAGEQLQAMEEETTVVLVSDGEETCEGDPCALVKSLKEKGIKVKVHVVGFDVGDKEKKQLSCIAEAGEGKYFTAKNSNQLKEALAEVKEEVIQKVEGPKMATLPKGGDRIETAVPISVGDYLLDRDIPKDTREYFAVKVMAGQTLAVGFRTPDISHPYAGAAIYSDDKNLLVDEVIIGDSSTLKTVGWTTNSNKDEYTFYIGVGNTYNKNAKGSTYYISVKDNFDLNSSTDTADSFDNALQIEPGAFNGFLAGDWGDDRKDFYSIPLKAEQKISLKVTPPSDVGYTVSIWDQDRVKVAEKTSANPGAIARISWTAPEEQEVVYLLVEPSAVPKESTSITYTMDVKVE; from the coding sequence ATGAAGAGTTTCGCTAATGTCACTAGTAAAGTCAGTTTGATTAATCCTTCTTTCTTTGTTCTGATTGTAGGCTTTCTGATATTTTATAGTCCAGTCCGTGCACAGGAAGATTCTTCCGGTGCTAATGTTCTATTTATCCTGGATGGTTCGGGCAGCATGGCCGGCCAGGTCGAAGGAAAAATCAAGATGAACGTAGCAAAGGAAGTGATGGTGAATTTGATAGAGGAGCTGCCCGACGACGTGAACGTAGGACTGGAAGTATATGGACATAGAAGTAAAGGGGATTGTGATGATATCGAGCTCTTAGTGCCTGTAGGGAAAGCGGATAAGGCGACTTTGATTAAACAAATCAATTCAATACAGCCCAAGGGAAAAACGCCTATTTCAAAGTCGATTGAAATGGCCGGTGAACAACTGCAGGCCATGGAAGAGGAGACTACGGTAGTTCTGGTCAGCGATGGGGAAGAAACCTGCGAAGGAGACCCCTGTGCTTTAGTCAAATCTTTAAAGGAAAAAGGAATCAAAGTGAAAGTGCATGTAGTAGGGTTCGATGTCGGGGATAAGGAGAAGAAGCAGTTGAGTTGTATTGCGGAGGCTGGGGAAGGAAAATACTTTACGGCGAAGAACTCTAATCAGTTAAAAGAGGCTTTAGCAGAAGTTAAAGAAGAGGTTATACAAAAAGTAGAGGGGCCTAAGATGGCGACTCTGCCGAAAGGCGGGGACAGGATAGAGACTGCTGTACCGATTTCTGTCGGCGATTATCTTTTGGATCGGGACATACCCAAGGATACCCGGGAGTATTTCGCGGTTAAGGTAATGGCCGGGCAGACCTTGGCCGTGGGGTTTCGGACACCGGATATTTCTCATCCTTACGCCGGGGCGGCGATTTATAGCGATGATAAGAATCTCCTTGTTGACGAAGTAATCATCGGCGACTCAAGCACTTTGAAAACAGTCGGCTGGACAACTAATTCGAATAAGGACGAGTATACGTTCTATATCGGTGTGGGGAACACCTACAATAAAAACGCAAAAGGATCGACCTACTACATCTCGGTCAAGGATAACTTTGACCTTAACTCTTCGACCGACACGGCGGACTCCTTCGATAATGCGCTCCAGATAGAGCCGGGAGCGTTTAACGGATTCCTGGCGGGTGATTGGGGAGACGACAGAAAGGACTTTTATTCCATTCCCTTGAAGGCGGAACAAAAGATTAGCCTCAAGGTTACACCGCCGTCCGACGTTGGTTACACCGTGTCCATCTGGGACCAGGACCGGGTAAAGGTAGCGGAGAAAACATCCGCAAACCCCGGCGCTATCGCCCGCATTTCCTGGACGGCTCCAGAAGAACAGGAAGTAGTATATCTTTTGGTCGAGCCTAGCGCTGTTCCTAAGGAATCTACGAGCATTACCTATACGATGGATGTCAAAGTGGAGTAG
- a CDS encoding cation:proton antiporter: MLNSEVITAGAVPPFLAEVAAFIAVSSIIAYICFRLGLVPIVGFLVAGVLIGPNGLGFVKNQELVDATAEIGVILLLFTIGIEFSLEKLEKIKNLIFVGGGLQVLLSTLAVAGLLLVFGVDWKAGVFTGFLITLSSTAIVLKLLTDRGETNSVPGQISLGLLIFQDLAVIVMVLLVPMLGGRGGTAGGIGMALGKAALIIAVVLFFARRLMPKVLEAVARTCSQELFLLTVIAICFGTAYLTSLAGVSVSLGAFLAGLLVSESRFSQHAFSEILPLQILFSATFFVSVGMLLNLEFLVENLPFVLGAVALVLVIKVITTGASVFALGYKLPVVAASGLMLAQVGEFSFVLERAGREVNLFPAGMAEGGSQTFIAATVILMVLTPLLAQVGMGLSRRIESRVMKTEMADETLEPLLEVYPHLENHVIVAGYGQAARKLVRVLHGSGIPYIITTLSPIGANEAEAEGLPVLRGDASRLHTLTLAGIERAKMLVIADDDPAMAHRIASVARNFNPTLQIVVRTRYLADVESLTKAGADRVVLEELESIVQLLAGILRDYQITAEEIESHVEAVRSGGYAALRGPITDGTPVVVCDGLDQSCLDTRTVTVRSGASISGQSIASLKLGEEYGIRIQEIRRDGMSMSDPRSDLVVQPGDELVLSGSARAFAKVAPLFRTEVSGEVKQATLAPSSSLDRYGIDLEQVVELKMNSNSTNCSHLDRVHTVTPSAKGCEDCLRIGDDWVHLRICMTCGHVGCCDDSKNKHATKHYHDTDHPIIKSLEPGEDWAWCYPDEILL, translated from the coding sequence ATGTTAAATAGCGAAGTAATAACGGCCGGAGCAGTGCCGCCTTTTTTGGCCGAAGTGGCCGCCTTTATCGCCGTAAGCTCGATCATTGCCTACATCTGCTTCCGTTTAGGACTCGTTCCCATCGTCGGATTTCTGGTTGCCGGTGTCTTGATCGGTCCAAACGGACTTGGTTTTGTCAAGAACCAGGAATTGGTGGATGCCACGGCGGAGATCGGGGTCATATTATTACTCTTCACTATAGGAATAGAGTTCAGTCTGGAGAAGCTGGAGAAGATCAAGAATCTGATTTTCGTGGGCGGTGGACTACAGGTTCTATTATCGACGTTAGCGGTAGCCGGGTTGCTGCTGGTATTCGGCGTGGATTGGAAAGCCGGTGTATTCACCGGGTTTCTAATTACCTTAAGTTCGACTGCAATTGTCCTCAAGCTCCTCACCGACCGGGGCGAGACCAACTCCGTACCGGGTCAAATAAGCCTGGGGCTTCTGATATTTCAGGATTTGGCCGTCATAGTCATGGTACTTTTAGTGCCCATGCTCGGCGGCCGGGGCGGTACGGCTGGAGGTATTGGGATGGCCCTGGGAAAGGCAGCATTAATAATTGCCGTTGTGTTATTTTTTGCCCGGAGGTTGATGCCGAAGGTCCTGGAGGCTGTAGCGCGCACCTGTTCTCAGGAACTCTTCCTTTTGACTGTGATCGCCATTTGCTTCGGTACTGCCTATCTCACCAGCCTGGCCGGGGTGAGCGTTTCGCTGGGCGCATTCCTCGCCGGTCTTCTGGTCAGCGAAAGCCGTTTCAGCCAGCACGCCTTCAGTGAAATACTCCCTTTACAGATACTTTTCAGCGCCACCTTTTTCGTCTCGGTAGGGATGCTGCTCAACCTGGAGTTTCTGGTAGAGAACCTGCCGTTTGTGCTCGGCGCAGTGGCACTGGTTCTTGTAATTAAAGTGATAACGACTGGAGCTAGCGTGTTTGCCCTGGGCTATAAGCTGCCCGTCGTTGCCGCATCCGGGCTTATGCTGGCACAGGTGGGCGAGTTCTCGTTTGTATTGGAACGCGCCGGACGTGAGGTGAATCTCTTCCCGGCAGGTATGGCCGAGGGAGGCTCTCAGACATTCATTGCCGCCACGGTGATACTGATGGTGTTAACCCCGCTTCTCGCTCAGGTTGGAATGGGGCTTTCCCGCCGTATTGAGTCACGCGTAATGAAAACCGAAATGGCTGACGAAACGTTGGAGCCCTTATTGGAAGTATATCCGCATTTAGAGAATCATGTGATTGTAGCCGGCTACGGACAGGCCGCAAGGAAGCTGGTGAGGGTTCTACACGGCTCGGGTATTCCCTACATCATCACCACGCTCAGTCCGATAGGTGCGAATGAAGCCGAGGCGGAAGGTCTTCCGGTTTTAAGAGGCGATGCGAGCAGGTTACACACCCTGACCCTTGCCGGAATAGAGCGGGCTAAGATGCTGGTTATAGCCGACGATGACCCGGCTATGGCGCATCGAATCGCTTCGGTAGCCAGAAACTTCAACCCGACTCTGCAAATCGTGGTGAGAACTCGTTACCTTGCCGATGTCGAGTCGTTAACCAAAGCGGGTGCAGACCGGGTGGTGCTTGAAGAGCTGGAAAGCATCGTTCAACTTTTAGCGGGAATACTGCGCGATTATCAAATTACTGCTGAAGAAATCGAATCCCACGTAGAGGCTGTGCGTAGCGGCGGTTATGCAGCGCTTCGAGGACCAATAACAGATGGAACACCAGTGGTGGTCTGCGACGGCTTGGACCAAAGCTGTCTTGACACGCGCACCGTAACAGTTAGAAGTGGCGCATCCATCTCTGGTCAATCGATTGCCTCACTGAAACTGGGGGAGGAATATGGAATCAGGATTCAGGAGATACGCCGGGATGGGATGTCTATGAGTGACCCCCGATCGGACCTAGTGGTACAGCCGGGAGACGAGCTGGTGCTTTCCGGTTCCGCTCGAGCCTTCGCCAAGGTTGCACCTCTTTTTCGCACCGAGGTATCCGGGGAGGTCAAACAGGCTACGCTTGCTCCATCGTCGAGTTTGGACAGGTACGGCATAGACCTAGAGCAGGTCGTTGAGCTAAAGATGAATTCCAATTCAACGAACTGTTCCCACCTGGACCGAGTACACACAGTTACCCCCAGCGCCAAGGGCTGTGAAGACTGCTTGAGAATAGGGGACGACTGGGTTCATCTGCGTATTTGCATGACCTGCGGACACGTGGGTTGCTGCGATGACTCCAAGAACAAGCACGCCACTAAACACTATCATGATACGGATCATCCGATCATCAAGTCTTTAGAACCAGGCGAAGACTGGGCCTGGTGCTACCCGGATGAGATATTGCTTTAA
- a CDS encoding UBP-type zinc finger domain-containing protein — protein MSQPNETCKHLSNFHLILPKKRVCERCIKMKDTWVHLRVCQTCGEVNCCDSSKNKHATKHFHETGHEVVISAEPGEKWAWCYKDEVFVEY, from the coding sequence ATGTCACAACCGAACGAAACATGCAAACACCTGAGTAATTTCCATTTGATCCTTCCTAAAAAACGGGTGTGCGAAAGGTGTATCAAGATGAAAGACACCTGGGTGCATCTCCGGGTTTGCCAGACCTGCGGTGAGGTGAATTGTTGCGACTCCTCGAAGAACAAGCATGCCACCAAACATTTCCACGAAACCGGGCATGAGGTGGTCATATCCGCAGAGCCCGGAGAGAAATGGGCATGGTGTTACAAGGATGAGGTCTTTGTCGAGTATTGA